One window of Arthrobacter oryzae genomic DNA carries:
- a CDS encoding tautomerase family protein, giving the protein MPHARIDMHRALQPKMADISAAILRGMVTGFEMPEDDLFQIFRLHEPGELVYSPTFPNQQRDDIIFIELVAQNVYNDDQKQRTMAAIVDEVSALGIKRDNLLLVHVEVQGAAWYAPEPV; this is encoded by the coding sequence ATGCCTCACGCACGAATCGACATGCACCGCGCCCTCCAGCCGAAGATGGCTGACATCAGCGCAGCCATCCTCCGCGGAATGGTCACCGGCTTCGAGATGCCTGAAGATGATCTGTTCCAGATCTTCCGGCTCCACGAACCCGGCGAACTCGTCTACTCCCCCACGTTCCCGAACCAGCAGCGGGACGACATCATCTTCATCGAACTGGTCGCCCAGAACGTTTACAACGATGACCAGAAGCAGCGCACCATGGCCGCGATCGTGGATGAAGTCTCAGCCCTCGGAATCAAACGCGACAACCTTCTTCTCGTTCACGTCGAAGTCCAGGGCGCCGCATGGTATGCACCCGAGCCCGTCTAA
- a CDS encoding carbohydrate ABC transporter permease, giving the protein MFEVRTWYTRGALQLVLTLMVVPFVFPLIAMVQGSLAGSGWGNYATVLSLGLLPRFFINSVLVSVAVLAIVLVCTLAAAFGFSKLHIRGKELFFWMLLGALTLPEVVLLAPLFATVTAAGAYNSLWAVVVPAAALQIPFSVLLARNFVDGIPDELIEAARVDGANTWQAFRHIIMPLTRPIVAAIVVLVFISSWNGYLLPLLFLQTPEQQTITLVPQYFVGQFNNDQTKVLAAAVLTALPVLIAYISLQKFFERGLAAGALK; this is encoded by the coding sequence GTGTTTGAGGTCCGTACGTGGTACACCCGGGGAGCCCTCCAGCTCGTGTTGACGCTCATGGTGGTTCCCTTCGTGTTTCCACTCATCGCAATGGTTCAGGGCTCGCTGGCCGGCAGCGGCTGGGGCAACTACGCCACCGTCCTGTCGCTCGGGCTGCTGCCACGATTCTTCATCAACAGCGTCCTCGTTTCCGTGGCGGTCCTTGCGATCGTGCTGGTATGCACGCTCGCGGCAGCGTTCGGATTCTCGAAACTGCACATCCGCGGAAAGGAGCTCTTCTTCTGGATGCTCCTGGGTGCGCTCACGCTGCCGGAAGTCGTGCTGCTGGCACCGCTCTTTGCCACGGTGACGGCCGCCGGTGCCTACAACTCTCTCTGGGCAGTGGTCGTGCCCGCGGCGGCCCTGCAGATTCCGTTCTCCGTACTTCTGGCCCGCAACTTCGTAGATGGCATCCCCGACGAACTGATCGAAGCGGCACGGGTTGACGGAGCGAACACCTGGCAGGCCTTCCGCCATATCATCATGCCGCTGACACGCCCCATCGTCGCCGCCATTGTGGTCCTGGTCTTCATCAGCTCGTGGAACGGGTATCTTCTCCCGCTACTGTTCCTGCAGACCCCGGAACAGCAGACCATCACCCTCGTCCCGCAATACTTCGTCGGACAATTCAACAACGACCAAACCAAGGTCCTCGCCGCTGCGGTACTCACCGCCCTGCCAGTACTCATCGCTTACATCAGCCTTCAAAAGTTCTTCGAGCGCGGCCTCGCGGCCGGTGCTTTGAAGTAG
- a CDS encoding carbohydrate ABC transporter permease, whose product MGKTSAAMTTVKQPPVVSHRQSQPPKPGHPHTARDVRGKRVDRRLGLPWILPAMVVSVGVLYYCIGYTGYISTLSWDGASPQPVPVGSQNYTRLLADPVFWKSIAHTGIFFVVTFSIQVGLGMFFAILLHSKVRLGVVYKVLIFIPVVLAPATMAPVFRQIYAPDGQLNQVIQALGLQDFDYAWLADQNTALIVVMSVAIWQSTGVVFVLYYAAMSQIETEIMEAARLDGAGNLRIIRSVIWPGVRGTTLAVAILTAIGSLKTFDWPFLVTQGGPAYGTEFLGTQIYRVSVALSQVGYGAALSIVLLVLALSVAIVLNIAGKEKGAPRV is encoded by the coding sequence GTGGGCAAGACCAGCGCGGCGATGACCACCGTGAAGCAACCACCAGTCGTCAGTCACCGGCAGAGTCAACCTCCCAAACCCGGACATCCGCACACCGCCCGGGACGTCCGGGGGAAGCGGGTTGACCGCCGCCTCGGACTCCCGTGGATCCTCCCGGCGATGGTCGTCTCGGTCGGCGTCCTGTATTACTGCATCGGCTATACAGGCTACATCTCAACCCTGAGCTGGGATGGTGCCAGCCCCCAGCCAGTGCCGGTCGGCAGCCAGAACTACACGCGCCTCCTCGCGGATCCCGTGTTCTGGAAGTCGATCGCGCACACAGGCATCTTTTTCGTCGTCACCTTCTCGATCCAGGTCGGACTAGGCATGTTTTTCGCCATCCTGCTGCATTCAAAAGTTCGACTGGGCGTCGTCTATAAAGTATTGATCTTTATCCCCGTGGTCCTGGCCCCTGCCACCATGGCGCCCGTTTTCCGTCAGATCTACGCTCCGGATGGCCAGCTAAATCAGGTCATCCAGGCTTTGGGCCTGCAGGATTTCGATTATGCGTGGCTGGCAGATCAAAATACAGCTCTCATCGTGGTGATGTCGGTGGCGATCTGGCAGTCCACCGGCGTCGTGTTCGTGCTCTACTACGCCGCGATGAGCCAGATCGAAACCGAAATTATGGAAGCAGCCAGGCTCGATGGCGCGGGAAACCTGCGGATCATCCGCAGCGTCATCTGGCCCGGTGTCAGGGGGACAACCCTGGCAGTGGCGATCCTCACCGCGATCGGCTCACTGAAAACCTTCGACTGGCCGTTCCTGGTCACGCAGGGCGGTCCTGCCTACGGCACCGAGTTCCTGGGCACACAGATTTACCGCGTCAGCGTTGCCCTCTCGCAGGTCGGATACGGTGCCGCCCTCTCCATTGTCCTTCTGGTACTCGCCCTGAGCGTTGCCATCGTCCTGAACATCGCTGGCAAGGAAAAGGGGGCTCCCCGTGTTTGA
- a CDS encoding ABC transporter substrate-binding protein — MFQAKSRLTRSAAITTGVLVASALALSGCSAPAQSTDGGSATSGSIQWWSWTPDNDLAQREIAEFNKEFPDIKVTFKKVPNADYTGVLRPALASNDGPDVFTVAASGSVGPVSVFAPYAQDLTSAITEKLGADWKSQIAPTMVDAFTVQDKLAAFPWAKQGAGSMWINKDLFDKYGLAAPTTLEEWVNVCETFRANGHGCFKEGVGGSGFDVDTLHSIANSVEPGSFTAAARGEKKWTDPALVKAWEIFKQLSENGILDEGAVGVQQYPDVNNAFLTGKVPMVQMGYWYSQYATVNSLRAALSGAGVPSDTPKITIVPVPFPDVAGKGNPSTIFSDPDAAQAVNTKSKSRNAATTFALWLGASKSGQQTVANNVDSIPTLKGVEAAWETIELVNPKVQTPLLQDFAKKTQESTEPRQLSLSAVHIQGVIDANQAVLTGQRSPGQAAEDMQRVADANPVSK; from the coding sequence ATGTTTCAAGCTAAGAGTCGACTGACCCGGTCAGCCGCAATAACGACAGGCGTCCTGGTCGCCAGCGCACTGGCCCTGAGCGGTTGTTCCGCGCCGGCGCAGTCCACTGACGGCGGATCCGCTACCTCGGGAAGTATCCAGTGGTGGAGTTGGACCCCGGATAACGATCTGGCCCAGCGCGAGATCGCAGAGTTCAATAAGGAGTTCCCGGATATCAAGGTGACCTTCAAGAAGGTGCCCAACGCTGATTACACCGGCGTGCTGCGTCCGGCGTTGGCTTCCAACGACGGCCCGGATGTTTTCACCGTTGCTGCCAGCGGTTCCGTTGGTCCGGTCAGTGTTTTTGCGCCGTATGCACAGGACCTCACCTCGGCAATTACGGAGAAGCTCGGTGCTGACTGGAAGTCACAGATCGCACCGACGATGGTGGACGCCTTTACCGTTCAAGACAAGCTCGCGGCCTTCCCGTGGGCGAAGCAAGGCGCCGGCAGCATGTGGATCAACAAGGACCTTTTCGACAAGTACGGCCTCGCCGCACCTACAACGCTCGAGGAGTGGGTCAACGTTTGCGAGACATTCCGGGCCAACGGGCATGGCTGCTTCAAGGAGGGAGTGGGCGGCAGCGGCTTCGATGTCGACACTCTGCACTCAATCGCCAACAGCGTTGAGCCCGGTTCCTTCACAGCCGCGGCCCGTGGTGAGAAAAAGTGGACGGACCCGGCCCTGGTCAAGGCGTGGGAGATCTTCAAGCAGCTCTCGGAAAACGGCATCCTCGACGAAGGCGCCGTCGGCGTGCAGCAGTACCCGGACGTCAACAACGCATTCCTGACCGGCAAAGTCCCCATGGTTCAGATGGGCTACTGGTACTCGCAATACGCCACGGTCAACAGCCTCAGGGCAGCGTTGTCAGGCGCCGGTGTCCCCTCGGACACGCCGAAAATCACGATTGTTCCCGTGCCCTTCCCAGATGTCGCCGGCAAGGGAAACCCCAGCACGATCTTCAGCGATCCCGACGCCGCGCAGGCAGTCAACACCAAGTCCAAGTCGCGTAATGCGGCAACAACTTTCGCCCTATGGCTCGGTGCCAGCAAGTCCGGCCAGCAGACCGTGGCCAACAATGTTGACTCCATCCCAACGCTGAAAGGCGTAGAGGCCGCCTGGGAGACGATCGAACTGGTCAACCCCAAGGTTCAGACCCCGCTCCTGCAGGACTTCGCAAAGAAGACCCAGGAATCAACCGAACCACGCCAGTTGAGTTTGTCGGCTGTCCATATCCAGGGCGTGATCGATGCCAACCAAGCGGTGCTCACAGGGCAGCGCAGTCCCGGCCAGGCAGCGGAAGACATGCAGCGCGTGGCTGACGCGAACCCGGTAAGCAAGTAA
- a CDS encoding ROK family protein, translating to MTETSPRRLKGRSYAETRSAVLDLIRASESISRVELSQLSSLTEVTISKIVKELLLEGIVIEAGHGQSTGGKRPRLLKLNTGVLYAVGVSLGVSRIVVVLCGLNGKLIERVDLAGVGDDPPPQVLARVAAAVQKIIEVRGIWRESVVGMGVASGGRRRGPLGWGADPEAAQNWEQFDTAAELEGLCGVPVLIENDANSVALGTFWAGGANATSNFMTVYMDQGIGAGLVIGGAIFRGASDNAGEIGHIVVEPDGFECWCGSRGCLETVGPPRGLVKQVATDPGLRALFDEPESGDQAIYERILDGLGKGMPQAEALISRSVRRVAAVLLGLANTLDLDRIQLAGPGFAAAGPRYAKELKRLVEKASFTRGVHPIAVELGGTGPDVAALGAASVVLHSSLTPHHLSVQI from the coding sequence ATGACAGAAACCTCTCCGCGCCGGCTCAAGGGCCGGTCCTACGCAGAGACGCGTAGTGCAGTGCTTGACCTCATACGCGCGAGCGAAAGCATCTCGCGGGTTGAGCTCTCGCAACTTTCTTCCCTCACTGAGGTGACGATCTCTAAGATTGTGAAGGAACTCCTTCTGGAGGGCATCGTCATTGAGGCCGGTCACGGCCAATCCACTGGCGGCAAGAGGCCGAGACTGCTCAAACTCAATACCGGAGTGCTCTACGCTGTCGGGGTTTCACTCGGTGTCTCAAGAATCGTCGTCGTTCTGTGCGGGTTGAACGGCAAACTTATCGAGCGGGTCGACCTTGCTGGAGTAGGCGATGATCCTCCGCCGCAGGTACTCGCCCGAGTCGCTGCCGCGGTCCAGAAAATCATCGAGGTACGCGGCATTTGGCGTGAATCTGTAGTCGGTATGGGTGTGGCCTCGGGCGGGCGCCGCCGTGGACCTTTGGGATGGGGAGCCGATCCCGAGGCGGCCCAAAACTGGGAGCAATTCGACACTGCCGCTGAGCTTGAGGGCCTGTGCGGGGTCCCTGTGCTCATAGAGAACGACGCAAATTCCGTTGCCCTTGGAACCTTCTGGGCAGGGGGTGCCAACGCTACATCTAACTTCATGACGGTATATATGGACCAAGGAATCGGCGCGGGCCTGGTGATCGGCGGGGCGATCTTTCGGGGCGCTTCAGATAATGCCGGGGAGATCGGACACATCGTCGTTGAGCCGGATGGGTTCGAGTGCTGGTGCGGATCCCGCGGCTGCCTCGAAACAGTCGGGCCGCCTCGCGGATTAGTGAAGCAGGTGGCCACCGATCCAGGTCTAAGAGCACTATTTGACGAACCAGAATCGGGGGACCAAGCCATTTATGAGCGAATTCTTGACGGGCTCGGCAAAGGCATGCCCCAAGCTGAGGCGCTGATCAGCCGGTCCGTACGCCGGGTCGCCGCCGTACTGCTTGGCCTGGCCAACACACTCGACCTGGATCGAATCCAGCTTGCCGGTCCCGGCTTCGCGGCGGCCGGGCCGCGATATGCGAAAGAACTGAAAAGGCTCGTCGAAAAGGCATCCTTCACTCGAGGAGTGCACCCCATCGCCGTGGAGCTCGGCGGCACAGGGCCGGACGTTGCTGCGCTGGGCGCGGCGTCGGTAGTGCTGCACAGCAGCCTCACGCCACATCATTTGTCGGTTCAGATCTGA
- a CDS encoding ThiF family adenylyltransferase, with the protein MVSHFIFDKHAQTTGASYVPSEELGVAVNQAELAGGGLELKGILHSHPGGMNHPSTTDLASFESYLVSNLHLDDLAVVICTFAREALRSNEIQLGDLRYSLFRAFRTGSGTALLRAEKPRVLPVEGLQRVLVDVLGADWSASETEAMVTDGTGALLFQLEKEERPQAIVVVPESYPGMAPVVYIERDTGATTTVALPWSWGMSFDARVNEYAHALSAAFQHRDSALRPNLQLGTVQLPEMPRQPPSGSVSPQPSVTVAGQPDLKWPYRSFRELLRPALESVMDRNGRAATRRLLARSQGILDSQIRTERVLILGCGSVGSTAASLLARAGVGNFILIDPERVARENVGRSIYEVRDVGRFKVNALHAALKRINPSVSVTVIDRDFQDLSAPWLQSVVESATVVFGAADDHKAMCRLSHFSYRMGTPGVFVGIYSRAKGGEIIVSLPPNQVCYSCAVRTRVGLEPETGDLGAREVDYGTGRLVAEPGLYADVSTVSSFAAKILLAVTPSLPEESALSTDFRRPISASGGTFSLVGVSPGFAFFGEPGALGSAPNQLAFQSIWMRPYRYDDCTTCGTSPSGLHDSAEPALDVLRALVPGE; encoded by the coding sequence TTGGTCAGCCACTTCATATTCGACAAGCACGCCCAGACAACTGGCGCCTCCTATGTTCCTTCCGAGGAGTTGGGAGTAGCGGTGAATCAGGCAGAACTGGCTGGCGGCGGGCTCGAACTAAAAGGGATTCTGCACTCACACCCAGGCGGCATGAACCATCCGTCCACCACGGACCTCGCTTCATTCGAGTCGTACTTGGTTTCGAATCTGCACCTCGACGACTTGGCCGTTGTGATCTGCACATTCGCCCGGGAGGCCCTGCGATCGAACGAGATACAACTCGGTGACCTGCGGTATTCACTTTTCAGAGCCTTTCGAACGGGCAGCGGGACCGCCCTGCTGCGAGCTGAGAAGCCCAGGGTGCTGCCTGTTGAAGGCCTTCAGAGGGTTCTGGTGGACGTGTTGGGTGCTGACTGGTCTGCCTCGGAAACGGAAGCCATGGTGACGGACGGAACCGGCGCACTGCTGTTTCAGCTTGAAAAAGAGGAGCGGCCTCAAGCTATCGTCGTGGTGCCAGAATCATATCCAGGCATGGCGCCTGTGGTTTATATCGAACGCGATACGGGTGCCACAACAACGGTGGCGCTGCCGTGGTCGTGGGGAATGAGCTTCGACGCGCGTGTCAACGAGTACGCACACGCCCTATCCGCAGCATTCCAGCATCGAGATTCAGCCTTGCGCCCGAATCTGCAGCTCGGGACCGTCCAACTCCCGGAAATGCCGAGGCAGCCCCCTAGTGGAAGCGTTTCACCACAACCTTCAGTGACTGTCGCCGGACAGCCCGACCTGAAGTGGCCGTATCGCTCATTCCGGGAACTCCTGCGCCCGGCATTGGAGAGCGTCATGGACAGGAACGGGCGCGCAGCTACTCGGCGGCTCCTCGCCCGGTCGCAGGGCATCCTCGATTCTCAAATTAGAACCGAGCGGGTACTGATCCTTGGTTGTGGTTCTGTAGGATCTACCGCGGCGTCCCTGCTGGCTCGGGCCGGCGTGGGCAACTTCATCCTGATTGACCCTGAACGCGTTGCACGAGAGAACGTCGGTCGCAGCATATACGAGGTGCGGGACGTAGGGCGCTTCAAAGTCAACGCCCTCCATGCAGCCCTCAAGCGCATAAATCCGTCAGTTTCCGTGACGGTCATCGACCGGGATTTCCAGGACCTCTCGGCGCCATGGCTCCAATCGGTTGTTGAGAGCGCCACCGTGGTCTTTGGGGCCGCTGATGACCACAAAGCCATGTGTCGGCTCTCGCATTTTAGCTACCGCATGGGCACCCCAGGAGTATTCGTCGGTATTTACTCCAGAGCAAAGGGTGGCGAGATCATTGTGAGCCTGCCTCCGAACCAGGTTTGCTACTCATGTGCAGTTCGCACGAGGGTGGGCCTGGAGCCGGAAACCGGTGACCTCGGGGCCAGAGAAGTGGACTACGGCACGGGGCGACTGGTTGCGGAGCCCGGGCTATACGCTGACGTCTCAACAGTCAGTTCATTCGCCGCCAAGATCCTCCTCGCTGTCACTCCGTCGCTGCCTGAAGAGTCCGCTCTGTCCACTGATTTCCGGCGGCCCATTTCTGCAAGCGGAGGCACTTTCAGCCTAGTGGGAGTATCGCCCGGCTTTGCATTCTTTGGAGAGCCGGGTGCGTTAGGTAGTGCGCCAAATCAGCTCGCGTTTCAGTCCATTTGGATGCGCCCTTACAGATATGACGACTGCACTACCTGCGGAACTTCGCCGTCTGGACTCCATGATTCGGCTGAGCCAGCGCTGGATGTCCTCAGAGCACTTGTGCCGGGAGAGTAG
- a CDS encoding ATP-binding protein: MNGAGRFSTSALATAFMYPGLGQAGSGSNIAGKRSHANVTEGLWDSFDPSDLARHMLITGGPGTGKSVALRSLLAKLSHQAPETAVVLIDPTKPANEYRSLWGSGYTLFKPLSDGSLNLFAPPDDAEDAYFEHLLEAIDQATAMSEMFPLGRSYLTNALAQARTSTERTSLFQLVKTLMVTIDRERRGGSRNAPDVMASLMARLVSVFDVLGGGALAGASPEGIPWNQLVSGRTVVELAGIPNMAQKRLVALCLLAGVLDVVRVTNRPGGLVIVLEEAHFFFQNHEGKTHRSLLESLLSDAVAELRSRGISIILAEQLPREVPDGIFSNVGSYVAFPNRDADQAERIESALGFRERTGDWVSQLPDFHAFYRWPSQPVAALAKSTPSESISLAGSPGRLKREPDRGILPWCVRCPAPCVAPSTDDDVSAARSVNARYIDEGSPEQAYIWSNLEAAAQHLANVHGWSEPLVVRDKPKDITSMRVGVYCLASRMVMSDAAFPYGQRAQWHSMLANWASSGKLTG; the protein is encoded by the coding sequence ATGAACGGTGCCGGGCGATTCTCCACATCCGCTCTGGCAACGGCTTTCATGTACCCCGGTCTTGGCCAAGCGGGAAGCGGATCGAACATCGCTGGTAAGCGAAGCCACGCCAATGTGACTGAAGGGCTGTGGGACAGCTTCGATCCGAGTGACTTGGCCCGGCATATGCTCATTACAGGGGGGCCAGGTACCGGCAAGAGTGTGGCCCTTCGATCTCTACTTGCGAAGCTATCGCACCAAGCTCCCGAGACGGCTGTTGTCCTTATCGATCCGACGAAACCTGCCAACGAATACCGCAGCCTTTGGGGCAGCGGGTACACGCTGTTCAAACCCCTCTCCGACGGGTCGCTGAATCTCTTCGCTCCGCCAGACGACGCTGAGGATGCATACTTCGAACACCTCTTGGAAGCGATTGACCAGGCAACGGCGATGTCGGAGATGTTCCCCTTGGGCCGCTCCTATCTGACAAATGCTCTCGCGCAAGCTCGAACGAGCACCGAGCGCACTAGCCTGTTTCAATTGGTCAAGACTCTTATGGTGACCATTGACCGAGAACGGCGTGGTGGCAGTAGGAATGCCCCTGATGTAATGGCGTCATTGATGGCTCGACTTGTCAGCGTTTTCGACGTTTTGGGCGGCGGCGCTCTAGCGGGAGCAAGCCCTGAGGGGATTCCCTGGAACCAACTAGTTTCTGGTCGGACTGTCGTTGAACTTGCTGGGATACCCAACATGGCTCAAAAACGGCTCGTGGCCCTCTGCCTCTTGGCCGGTGTGCTGGACGTAGTGCGTGTGACCAATCGTCCGGGAGGCCTTGTGATCGTTCTGGAAGAAGCGCACTTCTTCTTCCAGAACCACGAGGGAAAGACTCACAGGTCCCTGCTCGAGTCACTTCTTTCAGACGCGGTAGCTGAACTACGAAGCCGCGGAATTTCCATCATTCTTGCGGAGCAGCTACCACGCGAGGTGCCCGACGGCATCTTTTCGAACGTTGGCTCCTACGTTGCCTTCCCCAACCGTGATGCAGACCAGGCGGAGCGTATAGAGAGTGCGTTGGGATTCAGAGAGCGAACGGGTGACTGGGTATCTCAGCTGCCAGACTTTCACGCGTTCTACCGTTGGCCAAGCCAACCTGTCGCTGCCCTAGCAAAGTCCACTCCCTCCGAGAGCATATCGCTGGCCGGTTCTCCTGGTCGGCTCAAGCGCGAGCCCGATCGCGGAATACTGCCTTGGTGCGTGAGGTGTCCCGCCCCCTGTGTAGCGCCCTCGACCGATGATGACGTCAGTGCAGCACGATCAGTGAACGCCAGATACATAGACGAAGGCTCTCCGGAGCAAGCTTATATTTGGTCCAATCTGGAAGCCGCGGCCCAGCACCTCGCTAACGTTCATGGGTGGTCGGAGCCTTTGGTTGTCCGCGACAAACCCAAGGACATCACCAGCATGCGAGTCGGAGTTTACTGCTTGGCTAGCCGCATGGTGATGTCCGACGCGGCGTTCCCTTATGGACAGCGCGCGCAATGGCACTCCATGCTCGCCAACTGGGCGTCCAGCGGAAAACTAACAGGATAG
- a CDS encoding nuclear transport factor 2 family protein gives MTDHEVLSAALKRADALARRDGETLSRLLHPKFCWTSHKGDQFNRETYLRSNIEGQNTWHAQTLEQADITVIGDMAVLTCLVTDDVTTMGSQKPIVHVGVGALGLTGQL, from the coding sequence ATGACCGATCACGAAGTGTTGAGTGCTGCACTAAAGCGCGCAGATGCCCTGGCGCGACGTGACGGAGAAACGCTAAGTCGGCTTTTGCACCCCAAGTTTTGCTGGACATCCCATAAAGGAGACCAGTTCAATCGGGAGACGTACCTTCGGTCCAACATAGAAGGCCAGAACACGTGGCACGCCCAAACCCTTGAGCAGGCGGATATCACGGTGATCGGGGACATGGCAGTTCTTACGTGCCTCGTCACCGACGACGTAACAACGATGGGCAGCCAAAAACCAATAGTGCATGTCGGGGTTGGTGCACTGGGTCTCACTGGACAACTGTAG
- the istB gene encoding IS21-like element helper ATPase IstB, with product MSPTAPTTTITPTLRRRRGLTEQAAVAAVDQACRRLRLPTIRGVLDEALTVAGKEQLSYQGFLAELLLAECDDRDRRSSIRRVKAANFPRDKWLGDFDFDANPNINPATIHTLATGEWIRKGQPLCLIGDSGTGKSHLLIGLGTAAAEKGYRVKYTLATRLVNELVEAADEKVLAKTIARYGRVDLLCIDELGYMELDRRGAELLFQVLTEREEKNSIAIASNESFSGWTKTFSDPRLCAAIVDRLTFNGTIIETGTDSYRLAHTIAQQSAS from the coding sequence ATGAGCCCCACCGCACCGACGACCACCATCACCCCGACTCTGCGCCGGCGCCGCGGCCTGACCGAACAGGCAGCGGTTGCCGCCGTGGACCAGGCCTGCCGCCGGCTGCGCTTGCCCACCATCCGTGGGGTTCTGGACGAAGCCCTCACCGTCGCCGGGAAGGAACAACTCTCCTACCAGGGATTTCTGGCCGAGCTGTTGCTGGCGGAGTGCGACGACCGGGACCGGCGCTCGTCCATCCGCCGTGTGAAAGCTGCGAACTTTCCCCGGGATAAGTGGCTCGGGGACTTTGATTTCGATGCAAACCCGAACATCAACCCCGCCACCATCCACACTTTGGCCACCGGGGAATGGATCCGCAAAGGACAACCCCTCTGCCTGATTGGGGACTCCGGAACCGGCAAATCCCACCTGCTCATCGGACTCGGTACTGCCGCCGCGGAGAAGGGTTATCGGGTTAAGTACACCCTCGCTACCCGGCTCGTAAACGAACTCGTCGAAGCCGCCGATGAAAAGGTCCTGGCCAAGACCATCGCCCGCTACGGCCGCGTGGACCTGCTTTGCATCGACGAGCTTGGCTACATGGAACTGGACCGCCGGGGCGCCGAACTCCTGTTCCAGGTCCTGACCGAACGAGAGGAGAAGAATTCCATCGCAATCGCATCGAACGAGTCATTCTCCGGCTGGACCAAAACTTTCAGCGACCCACGCCTGTGCGCCGCGATCGTGGACCGGCTGACCTTCAATGGCACGATCATCGAAACCGGCACGGACTCCTACCGGCTCGCCCACACCATCGCCCAACAGAGCGCGAGCTAA